A window of Mucilaginibacter paludis DSM 18603 contains these coding sequences:
- a CDS encoding J domain-containing protein, translating into MKATYKKLARQHHPDLGGDTAVMQEINREYAFATARIMNGAGLSEEETEHEILSSEAYRQAIENIAHLLGVTIEIVGHWIWVTGNTYPVRDVLKKAGFFFASKKQAWYFRTAEYKTARSSGKSLDAIRSKYGSETIRDENLKRKSGNRLGR; encoded by the coding sequence GTGAAGGCAACCTACAAAAAACTGGCCCGGCAGCATCATCCGGATTTAGGTGGCGATACGGCCGTCATGCAGGAAATCAACCGGGAATATGCGTTCGCTACTGCCAGGATCATGAATGGGGCAGGGCTTAGCGAGGAGGAAACGGAACACGAGATACTCTCGTCGGAAGCCTACCGGCAGGCCATTGAAAACATTGCCCACCTGCTCGGCGTCACCATCGAAATTGTTGGTCATTGGATTTGGGTGACCGGCAATACCTACCCCGTACGGGATGTTTTAAAAAAGGCGGGCTTCTTTTTTGCTTCTAAAAAGCAGGCATGGTATTTCCGTACTGCCGAATATAAGACCGCGAGATCGAGCGGCAAATCACTTGACGCCATCCGAAGCAAGTACGGTAGCGAAACGATACGCGATGAAAACCTGAAGCGTAAAAGCGGTAATCGACTGGGTCGCTGA
- a CDS encoding IS3 family transposase (programmed frameshift), with amino-acid sequence MARKRYTAEQIIGYLRQAEVLLGQGQNMADVLRALDVTGNTYYRWRKEYGGLGLDQARRLKELEQENARLKRAVANLTLDNLILKEVSTGKLTSPERRREAVIYAQQKLGITERQACAALGQSRGLQRRQSIRADDEEALTADIITLARQYGRYGYKRITALLRTQGWVVNHKRVERIWRQEGLKVPTRHKKKGRLYLNDGSCIRLRPCWPNHVWAYDFVAERLTDGTKIRTLTVVDEYTRECLSLRTGYCLKSDDVMSVLTELFTTRGVPDHIRSDNGSEFTAKSIRSWLERLGIKTLYIEPGSPWENGYNESFNGRLRDECLNAETFHTLKEAQVILEQWRHHYNHIRPHTSLGYKPPAPLARMKEGAYAYASAPSFMPPYTQSCNLISGPNNGG; translated from the exons ATGGCAAGGAAGCGATATACGGCTGAGCAGATTATTGGGTATTTACGACAAGCTGAAGTGCTGCTTGGTCAAGGGCAGAACATGGCGGATGTGTTGCGTGCATTGGATGTCACGGGGAACACGTATTACCGGTGGCGCAAAGAATATGGCGGACTGGGGTTGGATCAGGCTCGGCGCCTGAAGGAGCTTGAGCAGGAGAATGCGCGGTTAAAGCGCGCCGTTGCGAATCTGACGCTAGATAATCTGATCCTGAAGGAAGTATCGACGGGAAAG CTAACCAGTCCCGAGCGGCGACGGGAGGCTGTGATCTATGCGCAGCAGAAGCTGGGGATCACAGAGCGGCAGGCATGTGCGGCTCTGGGGCAAAGTCGTGGATTACAGCGGCGACAGTCAATACGAGCAGATGATGAAGAAGCGCTCACCGCCGATATTATTACTCTGGCCAGGCAGTATGGTCGTTACGGCTACAAACGGATTACGGCGCTACTGCGCACGCAAGGCTGGGTCGTCAATCACAAGCGGGTGGAACGGATCTGGCGGCAGGAGGGCCTCAAGGTTCCAACGCGGCATAAGAAGAAAGGTCGCTTGTATCTGAATGATGGCTCATGCATCCGGCTGCGTCCATGCTGGCCCAACCATGTATGGGCGTATGACTTCGTGGCGGAGCGTCTCACGGATGGAACCAAGATCCGGACATTAACGGTGGTGGATGAATACACGCGTGAATGCCTGTCCTTACGAACGGGCTACTGTTTAAAATCGGACGATGTGATGTCGGTGCTGACAGAGTTATTTACAACTCGCGGCGTTCCCGATCACATCCGTTCCGACAACGGCTCCGAGTTTACCGCCAAGTCGATCAGATCCTGGCTGGAAAGACTTGGCATCAAGACCTTGTATATCGAGCCCGGCAGCCCGTGGGAGAATGGATATAATGAGAGCTTCAATGGTCGCCTGCGCGATGAGTGCCTAAACGCGGAGACGTTCCATACACTGAAGGAAGCCCAGGTGATCCTGGAACAGTGGCGGCATCATTATAACCACATCCGTCCCCACACCAGTCTCGGGTACAAGCCACCCGCACCGCTGGCCCGCATGAAGGAAGGGGCCTACGCTTACGCTTCGGCCCCTTCCTTCATGCCTCCATACACCCAATCCTGTAACTTAATCTCTGGACCTAATAATGGGGGTTGA
- the mobF gene encoding MobF family relaxase: MLRITMNKSASGAKKYYCEQYYKEGHSAAFSYYGEGRELIGRWGGKAAENLGLTGSIDKKAFAQLCDNINPLTRKTLTGRNDTDRTVGYDFTFNASKSVSLAYAFADESDKRIILSAFQSAVRDTMTDIESGMQARVRAKGKNENRVTGNLAYGEFTHFTTRPIDGVPDPHLHSHCFVFNATFDGEDQKWKAGQFQQAKQDAPYYEAIFHAKLAQQLQQAGYQVARTKNGFELTGIDKRTLEKFSRRTQEIEDYSREHGITDDTQKAKIGAKTREAKRTPLSTEQQESAWHSRLTADEQTALLRLKQQPAPTKDEEAAKRAVQFALDHRLERKSVASDKEILAMAIKSAIGESSPEQVRQAFRQESNVLSVTEKLRTFITTKEALKEEKQLIQHCIAARNKFRPIHEHYAPQNPLLNHQQKAAVKHALSSTDGIVLITGKAGTGKTTLMKEVQLGIIESGKQIFSFAPSSEASRGVQRSEGFANADTVARLVQQTSLHPQFKNQVIWIDEAGMLSNKDMNRVLAIAQAQSARVILSGDTKQHTSVERGDAMRIIQQEAGIKPVTVSKIQRQKNMAYKEAVQHLSEGKVEQGFKKLDRMGSIQEIADSTQRVNAVANEYCTATYGGNGPAKEVLVIAPTHAEGEIVTDKIREKLKENHLIGQEDRTFEILKNRQLTEAEKQQPESYRLGDVVIFHQHSKGVKAGEKLKVSQADEAGVQAVDAAGADYHLALAESKKFSVFEPRPLAITEGDKLRITANGKSNEGKHLFNGSVFQVEGFDPEGQIQLSNGSTIAPDFGHFNLGYVSTSHASQGKTADQVIISQSSATFKASSLEQFYVSVSRGREAVSIYTDDKAHLLDAVSQSAERLSATELMTKRQEQVQAMNRLAYPGTENTSHHYDYLTPQIATHGLQTAARTEQNPSHQR, from the coding sequence ATGTTACGCATAACCATGAACAAATCCGCTTCCGGCGCTAAGAAATATTACTGCGAGCAGTATTATAAAGAGGGCCATTCGGCGGCGTTCAGCTATTACGGCGAAGGCAGAGAGCTGATCGGTAGATGGGGTGGAAAAGCCGCCGAAAATCTCGGCCTGACCGGCAGCATCGATAAAAAAGCCTTCGCGCAATTATGCGACAATATCAACCCGCTGACGCGCAAAACCCTAACGGGGCGGAACGACACCGACCGCACGGTCGGCTATGATTTTACGTTCAATGCCAGCAAATCGGTAAGCCTCGCTTACGCCTTTGCGGATGAGAGCGACAAACGAATCATTCTCAGCGCGTTCCAATCCGCCGTGCGCGATACGATGACGGATATCGAAAGCGGCATGCAGGCGCGTGTACGCGCGAAAGGAAAGAATGAAAACCGCGTCACCGGCAATCTCGCCTACGGCGAGTTCACCCATTTTACCACCCGCCCGATTGATGGGGTGCCTGACCCGCATTTGCACAGCCATTGCTTCGTGTTCAATGCCACGTTCGACGGCGAGGACCAGAAATGGAAAGCCGGGCAGTTTCAGCAGGCCAAGCAGGATGCGCCTTATTACGAAGCCATCTTTCATGCAAAGCTGGCGCAGCAATTACAGCAGGCCGGTTACCAGGTCGCCCGGACGAAGAACGGGTTCGAGCTGACCGGGATCGACAAGCGCACCCTTGAAAAATTCTCGCGGCGCACCCAGGAGATCGAAGATTATAGCCGCGAACACGGCATTACCGATGACACGCAGAAAGCAAAGATCGGTGCCAAAACACGCGAGGCCAAACGAACGCCGCTTTCGACGGAACAACAGGAAAGCGCCTGGCATTCCCGGCTCACGGCAGATGAGCAAACCGCCCTGCTCCGCCTTAAACAACAACCTGCCCCAACGAAAGACGAAGAGGCCGCAAAGCGCGCAGTGCAATTTGCCTTAGACCATCGTCTCGAACGCAAATCGGTAGCGAGTGATAAAGAAATTTTGGCCATGGCCATTAAATCCGCCATTGGCGAATCCTCGCCGGAACAAGTCCGGCAAGCGTTCAGACAGGAAAGCAATGTTCTGTCCGTAACCGAAAAACTCCGCACGTTTATTACGACGAAGGAGGCATTGAAGGAAGAAAAGCAACTGATTCAGCATTGCATCGCCGCCCGCAATAAATTCCGGCCCATCCATGAACACTACGCGCCGCAAAACCCACTGCTCAACCATCAGCAAAAAGCGGCGGTGAAACACGCGCTATCCTCGACGGACGGGATCGTCCTGATTACCGGCAAAGCCGGAACCGGAAAAACCACGCTGATGAAAGAAGTCCAGCTCGGCATCATCGAAAGCGGCAAACAAATCTTTTCGTTCGCGCCGTCGAGCGAAGCCAGCCGGGGCGTGCAGCGCAGCGAGGGGTTTGCCAATGCCGACACGGTGGCGCGGCTCGTGCAGCAAACCAGCCTGCACCCCCAATTCAAAAACCAGGTGATCTGGATTGACGAAGCGGGCATGTTGTCCAACAAGGATATGAACCGCGTCCTGGCGATTGCTCAGGCGCAAAGCGCGAGGGTAATCCTTTCCGGCGATACGAAGCAGCATACCAGCGTGGAACGCGGGGACGCCATGCGCATCATCCAACAGGAAGCAGGCATTAAGCCGGTCACGGTGAGCAAAATCCAGCGGCAAAAGAACATGGCCTATAAAGAAGCCGTGCAGCATCTATCCGAGGGCAAAGTAGAGCAAGGGTTTAAAAAGTTAGACCGGATGGGGTCCATCCAGGAAATAGCGGACAGCACGCAGCGCGTGAACGCGGTTGCTAATGAATATTGTACCGCCACTTATGGCGGTAACGGCCCGGCGAAAGAAGTGCTGGTGATCGCCCCCACCCATGCCGAAGGCGAGATCGTCACCGATAAAATTCGGGAAAAGCTCAAAGAGAATCACCTGATCGGCCAGGAAGACCGGACATTTGAGATACTCAAAAACCGTCAACTCACCGAAGCAGAAAAACAGCAGCCGGAAAGTTACAGATTGGGGGATGTGGTGATCTTCCACCAGCATAGCAAGGGCGTAAAAGCCGGGGAAAAACTAAAAGTATCGCAGGCGGATGAAGCAGGCGTGCAGGCGGTGGATGCCGCCGGGGCCGACTACCATCTCGCCCTCGCCGAATCCAAAAAGTTCTCGGTCTTTGAACCACGGCCATTAGCGATCACCGAGGGCGATAAATTGCGTATCACGGCTAATGGTAAAAGCAATGAGGGCAAACACCTGTTCAACGGCTCGGTTTTCCAGGTCGAGGGATTCGATCCCGAAGGCCAGATTCAGCTTTCCAATGGCTCGACCATCGCGCCGGATTTCGGACATTTCAATTTGGGCTATGTGTCCACCTCCCATGCCTCGCAAGGCAAAACGGCAGATCAGGTCATCATCTCGCAAAGCTCAGCCACCTTCAAAGCATCGTCGCTGGAGCAATTCTACGTCTCTGTCTCACGCGGACGTGAGGCCGTATCTATCTATACCGACGATAAAGCGCATTTGTTGGATGCGGTCAGCCAATCGGCAGAGCGCCTATCGGCCACGGAACTGATGACCAAACGCCAGGAACAGGTTCAGGCAATGAACCGGTTGGCGTATCCCGGAACGGAAAACACTTCGCATCACTACGATTATTTAACCCCACAAATCGCAACCCATGGACTTCAGACAGCGGCTCGAACAGAGCAAAATCCATCGCATCAGCGTTAA
- a CDS encoding helix-turn-helix transcriptional regulator: MHKIMRLPEVIYNTGLARSTIYQKIAAAKFPAPITLGPKSVGWLQSDVQNWIQEKINQTQTNRA; the protein is encoded by the coding sequence ATGCACAAGATCATGCGATTGCCGGAAGTGATTTACAATACCGGCCTGGCCCGAAGCACCATTTATCAAAAGATCGCCGCTGCCAAATTCCCCGCGCCCATCACGTTAGGCCCTAAATCGGTCGGCTGGTTGCAAAGCGATGTACAAAACTGGATTCAGGAAAAGATCAACCAAACGCAAACCAACAGAGCCTAA
- a CDS encoding PEGA domain-containing protein, protein MGRVRIVRGNEMFCRFSHMNVFIDGNNVGTVEYLDYKDFRVSEGNHSLHIELGGFVSITMMVVVEASKPTIYSVKLPKRTFAWKEVLVNIFSGKSNIEFTPIGTDYRAEKYT, encoded by the coding sequence ATGGGCAGAGTTAGAATCGTTCGTGGGAATGAAATGTTTTGCCGATTTTCTCACATGAATGTTTTTATTGACGGGAATAATGTTGGAACAGTTGAATATCTTGATTATAAAGACTTTAGAGTTAGCGAAGGTAATCATAGTTTACATATAGAGCTTGGCGGATTTGTTAGCATAACAATGATGGTAGTTGTCGAGGCTTCTAAACCTACGATATATTCAGTTAAGTTGCCTAAGCGCACTTTCGCATGGAAAGAAGTGTTAGTGAATATTTTTTCCGGTAAAAGTAATATCGAATTTACGCCTATTGGAACTGATTATCGTGCAGAAAAGTACACTTAG
- a CDS encoding C40 family peptidase, protein MRNYKSLNTILFASIIILFIGCKKKEQLPSATDDKVTQEKEVGLTTADGEYQLWESFPIDSTWRLSDLKTIEGGSLDEWIKTHPLNFNQSNNLLKTQSESQQSTSTGSALNDLINKCKRAAFDLALRYPSEIAEFHTKFPNVVGQDRLAYVWYASDINQQHQCSEDPNETDCNCDVARYGLDCSGLIYQVFNRAGLLIARMNTGGYANISNWNSALDKSTIYSGIKAIDITKGLNIKYDLREGDIVVRAGHHMGMVFDSQISNQSSRIILNSFGKPKNDCKTNSDIKHGPVAMNPDDDGLKSLFGRGYKVFRFTNPQSQYTLLTSLRINLVFAASGPKPSFVYAEYFLGATVYDSKGQTVPGVTVRFTSDMEKYLSFDHPTMATPVTNNRLRVSDRSIPVLIVSATMPDGTFLEDTRQPSFSFDINQPSIAVGSTTKITMSVINKNIN, encoded by the coding sequence ATGAGAAATTATAAGTCACTTAATACAATCTTGTTTGCTTCCATAATTATTTTGTTTATTGGCTGCAAAAAAAAAGAACAACTCCCTTCAGCAACAGACGATAAAGTTACGCAGGAAAAAGAAGTAGGGCTCACAACAGCCGATGGTGAATATCAATTATGGGAAAGCTTTCCTATTGATTCAACTTGGCGACTCTCAGACTTAAAAACAATAGAAGGTGGCAGCCTTGACGAATGGATAAAGACCCACCCATTAAATTTCAACCAATCCAATAATTTGTTGAAAACACAATCTGAATCTCAGCAATCTACATCCACTGGCTCAGCTCTAAATGATTTGATCAATAAATGCAAAAGAGCTGCTTTTGATCTGGCCCTGCGATATCCGTCGGAGATCGCAGAATTTCATACTAAGTTTCCAAATGTGGTCGGACAAGATAGGCTTGCTTACGTTTGGTACGCTAGTGATATTAATCAGCAGCATCAATGCAGTGAAGATCCAAATGAAACTGACTGCAACTGTGACGTGGCGAGATATGGCCTTGATTGCTCCGGCTTAATCTACCAAGTATTTAATAGGGCGGGACTACTTATTGCCAGAATGAATACTGGCGGGTATGCAAATATAAGCAACTGGAATTCTGCATTAGATAAATCGACCATTTATTCTGGCATTAAGGCCATTGATATTACCAAGGGTCTCAATATAAAGTATGACCTCCGTGAAGGTGATATAGTGGTCCGGGCTGGTCACCATATGGGAATGGTTTTTGATAGCCAAATTAGCAACCAATCCAGTAGAATAATTTTGAATTCTTTTGGTAAACCCAAAAATGACTGCAAAACAAATTCTGATATAAAGCATGGACCGGTCGCCATGAATCCGGATGACGATGGACTTAAATCTCTTTTCGGCAGGGGGTATAAAGTCTTTCGGTTTACCAACCCCCAATCGCAATACACATTATTAACATCACTAAGAATCAATCTCGTTTTTGCTGCAAGCGGGCCAAAACCATCATTTGTATACGCTGAATATTTTTTGGGAGCAACAGTCTATGACTCTAAAGGCCAGACTGTGCCTGGTGTTACTGTAAGATTTACTTCGGACATGGAAAAATACCTTAGCTTCGATCATCCTACTATGGCTACTCCTGTTACGAATAACCGACTTAGAGTTAGTGACCGATCCATTCCTGTATTAATAGTCTCTGCTACAATGCCAGACGGAACTTTTCTCGAAGATACACGCCAACCATCTTTTTCCTTTGATATAAACCAACCGTCCATTGCCGTTGGTAGTACCACTAAGATAACTATGTCGGTAATAAACAAGAATATTAATTAG
- a CDS encoding tyrosine-type recombinase/integrase, with the protein MALTELAIKSFKPKAKLYRVADSSGLCLEIAPSGSKLWRWRYYFNGKAQMFALGKYPAISLSEVRKKRDAARELLNAGKHPGREKKIQKLRKAHEMDNTFEKIARRWLEVRGEGKSERYNTQSLARMERHVFPLIGGLPLVDITIPDVVEVVETIGKRGTIEIANRMKQAINQTFRYASQRGLCTHNPAADLRDILPCSEEKHHACVSPTELPKLLRAVESYNSDQARIAMQLLALTFVRTGELIGAQWDEIDWDRQEWHIPKERMKMKRPHVVPLSTQAIALLRELQTRTGQRSHVFYSAASKNKHISNGAVLMALRRMGYRGRMTGHGFRTMASTILNEKGYAPDVIERQLAHEDSDKIRAAYNRAEYLPERKKMMQEYADYLTAIKDKARENKIADMKGQRLKRIA; encoded by the coding sequence ATGGCACTCACAGAACTTGCGATTAAAAGCTTCAAGCCGAAGGCCAAGCTCTACCGTGTGGCCGATAGCAGCGGGCTATGTTTAGAAATTGCTCCGTCAGGCAGCAAATTATGGCGCTGGCGTTATTATTTTAACGGCAAGGCGCAGATGTTCGCACTCGGCAAATACCCTGCAATCTCCCTCTCAGAAGTCAGAAAAAAACGTGATGCCGCCCGCGAATTATTAAATGCAGGAAAACATCCGGGTCGCGAAAAGAAAATTCAAAAACTGCGCAAAGCTCACGAGATGGATAATACGTTTGAGAAAATTGCACGGCGCTGGCTCGAAGTCAGAGGCGAGGGAAAAAGTGAAAGATACAACACGCAATCTCTGGCAAGGATGGAAAGGCACGTTTTCCCCCTAATAGGTGGATTACCCCTTGTGGATATTACCATTCCAGACGTGGTGGAAGTTGTGGAAACTATAGGAAAACGCGGTACGATAGAGATCGCCAACCGCATGAAACAAGCCATTAACCAAACATTTCGCTATGCTTCACAACGCGGGCTTTGCACGCATAACCCCGCTGCCGATTTGCGTGATATTCTGCCCTGCTCCGAAGAAAAGCACCATGCTTGCGTTTCGCCAACTGAACTCCCCAAACTACTACGCGCCGTTGAATCCTACAATTCAGATCAGGCAAGAATCGCCATGCAACTATTGGCGCTCACTTTTGTAAGAACCGGCGAGCTGATCGGCGCACAATGGGACGAGATTGATTGGGATCGGCAGGAATGGCACATCCCTAAAGAGCGGATGAAAATGAAACGACCGCATGTGGTGCCGCTCTCCACGCAGGCCATTGCCCTGTTACGCGAATTACAAACGCGTACCGGACAGCGCAGCCATGTCTTCTACAGTGCGGCCAGCAAGAATAAACATATCAGCAACGGAGCCGTGCTCATGGCACTGCGGCGCATGGGTTATCGCGGGCGCATGACCGGTCATGGCTTCCGCACAATGGCAAGCACCATCCTCAATGAAAAAGGATACGCGCCGGATGTCATCGAGCGCCAACTGGCGCATGAGGACAGCGATAAAATCCGGGCGGCCTACAACCGGGCAGAATACTTGCCCGAGCGTAAAAAAATGATGCAGGAATACGCAGATTACCTGACTGCCATTAAGGACAAAGCCAGAGAAAACAAAATCGCCGACATGAAGGGGCAGCGCCTAAAGCGTATAGCATGA
- a CDS encoding nucleotidyl transferase AbiEii/AbiGii toxin family protein: MNEAYKRQVSLLLNVLPEVARESCFALHGGTAINLFVRDMPRLSVDIDLTYLPIEDRAASLQHIAEALERIKASIERTMRGVRVNHRRDAAKLQISVQGADIKLEVSLVGRGTISDPVEMQLCAKAQEDFDAFCAIRLVPVGQLYGGKICAALDRQHPRDLFDVKYLLANERFSPQVKHGFFLSLLGSDRPIREILQPNLQDQRSALANQFDGMSDEAFSYEEYEATRAELIRVIHANLMPDDKAFLLSVKGLTPDWSRYDFSKFPSVAWKLHHLQRLKESNAAKHQQMYEALKDMLNSI; this comes from the coding sequence ATGAACGAAGCGTATAAAAGGCAGGTCAGCCTGCTACTGAATGTTTTACCGGAAGTGGCAAGGGAATCCTGCTTTGCATTGCATGGTGGCACGGCCATCAATCTTTTCGTCAGGGACATGCCGCGCCTGTCGGTCGATATCGACCTGACCTATCTCCCGATTGAAGACAGGGCTGCATCGCTACAGCATATCGCGGAAGCGTTGGAGCGCATTAAAGCCAGCATCGAACGAACGATGCGCGGTGTGCGTGTCAATCACCGCAGGGACGCCGCCAAGCTGCAAATCTCGGTCCAGGGGGCCGATATCAAATTAGAAGTGAGTTTAGTGGGGCGCGGAACCATCAGCGATCCGGTGGAAATGCAGCTATGCGCAAAAGCCCAGGAAGATTTCGACGCGTTTTGTGCCATTCGGTTGGTGCCTGTCGGCCAACTTTATGGCGGTAAGATTTGCGCGGCGCTGGACCGTCAGCATCCGAGGGATTTATTCGACGTAAAATATTTACTGGCCAATGAGCGTTTTTCACCGCAGGTCAAGCATGGTTTCTTTCTATCCTTGTTAGGCAGTGACAGGCCGATCAGGGAAATTCTACAGCCTAATTTGCAAGATCAGCGGTCAGCACTGGCCAATCAATTTGACGGGATGAGTGACGAGGCATTTAGCTACGAAGAATATGAAGCCACGCGTGCTGAACTTATTCGGGTTATTCACGCCAACCTGATGCCGGACGATAAAGCATTTCTACTAAGCGTAAAGGGATTGACACCGGACTGGAGCAGGTATGATTTTTCAAAATTTCCTTCTGTCGCATGGAAGCTACACCATTTACAGCGCTTGAAAGAAAGTAACGCGGCCAAGCATCAGCAGATGTACGAGGCGTTAAAGGATATGCTCAATAGCATCTAA
- a CDS encoding type IV toxin-antitoxin system AbiEi family antitoxin yields the protein MTTNMQTKINQLLSSLPGGVVVQSSWLAEQGYSFDLQKAYRRSQWLQSIGTGAMIRNGDAVGYQGAIYALQRQSHLPVHPGGRTALSLLGKAHYLSLSEKKVTVFGESNARLPTWFLNHDWGVAVEYHQSSFLPPDIGMAEVEVKSYSILVSGAARALMECLYLAPEKMALMECYELMEGLNNLKPGQVQQLLEQCGSIKVKRLFLFLAEKANHHWTKFLNLEKVDLGSGKRSIVKNGAYIDRYQITVPKELAEHERSV from the coding sequence ATGACTACCAATATGCAGACAAAAATAAACCAGCTATTATCTTCATTGCCCGGCGGGGTAGTGGTGCAATCCTCTTGGCTTGCCGAGCAGGGTTATAGCTTCGATCTACAAAAGGCCTACCGCCGGAGCCAATGGCTGCAATCTATCGGCACGGGTGCGATGATACGCAATGGCGATGCCGTGGGCTACCAGGGCGCGATCTATGCTTTGCAGAGGCAAAGTCATTTGCCCGTACATCCTGGCGGACGAACGGCTTTGTCGCTTTTGGGTAAAGCGCATTATCTTTCCTTATCGGAAAAGAAGGTGACGGTTTTCGGCGAGAGTAACGCAAGGTTGCCCACCTGGTTCCTCAACCATGACTGGGGCGTGGCGGTGGAATACCATCAATCTTCATTTTTACCACCGGATATAGGCATGGCCGAAGTGGAGGTGAAAAGTTACTCTATCCTGGTTTCCGGCGCTGCGCGCGCGCTGATGGAGTGTTTGTACCTCGCGCCTGAAAAAATGGCGCTGATGGAATGCTACGAGCTAATGGAAGGGCTCAATAATCTGAAACCTGGGCAGGTTCAGCAATTGCTGGAACAATGCGGCTCGATCAAAGTAAAACGCCTGTTCCTTTTTCTTGCGGAAAAAGCGAATCATCACTGGACTAAATTTCTGAATCTCGAAAAAGTTGATTTGGGAAGTGGCAAACGGAGTATTGTCAAGAACGGGGCCTATATCGACCGCTATCAAATAACCGTACCCAAAGAATTAGCAGAGCATGAACGAAGCGTATAA
- a CDS encoding type IV secretory system conjugative DNA transfer family protein: MDFNLDQTIYQFNDEEDFTIGNACEGVQIFGGIGSGKTSGSGEALARAFLRSGFGGLVLCAKKDVLDDWKRYARETGRAEQLLIFDGSGNFVFPFLQYEIEREGEGAGYTDNLVRLFTTIYEAIDRSSKSEGSDPYWERAMQQLLRNTIDLCMIARGTVSVPLIHDVILSAPISLAQIDTDEWKNKSLCWKLLLEGYGKDLNKWTRHDFDSTASFWLEEYPNLADKTRSSILSTLTTMMDIFLRRPFRMLFSEMPEDRRKIAYPELTHRGVVIVLNLPVKEFGEAGRAAQVVYKYLWQQAVERRATTNQTVPVFLWVDEAQNFVTEYDMQFQATARSTRACTVYLTQNLPNYYAVMGGTQSKYRVDSLMGNLQTKIWHANSDPMTNEQAAEVIGRSWQIRQTSGESYGADFFNMSSGSNESFDYDVPPQSFTKLRKGGALNDRVVEAIIFQNGRIWSNEKTHLVAKFKQYGA; this comes from the coding sequence ATGGATTTCAACCTTGACCAAACCATTTATCAATTCAACGACGAAGAAGATTTTACCATCGGCAATGCCTGCGAAGGCGTGCAGATTTTCGGCGGCATAGGCTCCGGGAAAACCAGCGGCAGCGGTGAGGCGCTTGCCCGCGCGTTCCTGCGCTCCGGCTTCGGCGGTTTGGTGCTGTGCGCCAAAAAAGACGTGCTGGACGACTGGAAACGCTACGCCCGCGAAACCGGGCGGGCCGAACAGCTTTTGATCTTCGACGGGTCGGGTAATTTCGTTTTTCCATTCCTGCAATACGAGATCGAACGCGAAGGGGAGGGAGCCGGTTATACCGATAACCTGGTGAGGCTCTTTACCACCATTTACGAGGCCATTGATCGAAGTTCCAAAAGCGAAGGCAGCGACCCGTATTGGGAACGCGCCATGCAGCAATTACTACGTAATACGATAGACCTTTGCATGATCGCGCGAGGCACGGTGTCTGTGCCGCTCATCCATGACGTGATCCTGTCCGCGCCGATCAGTCTCGCACAGATCGATACGGACGAATGGAAAAATAAAAGCCTGTGCTGGAAACTGTTATTGGAAGGCTACGGAAAGGACCTCAATAAATGGACAAGGCATGATTTCGATAGCACGGCATCGTTCTGGTTAGAAGAATACCCCAACCTTGCCGATAAAACGCGCAGCAGTATTTTATCGACGCTCACGACGATGATGGACATTTTTCTACGCAGGCCCTTCCGCATGTTGTTTTCGGAAATGCCCGAGGACCGGCGCAAGATCGCCTACCCTGAATTAACCCACCGGGGCGTGGTGATCGTTTTGAACCTGCCGGTAAAGGAATTTGGCGAGGCGGGCAGGGCGGCGCAGGTGGTCTATAAATATCTCTGGCAGCAGGCGGTGGAACGCCGGGCGACCACCAATCAAACCGTTCCGGTTTTCCTTTGGGTGGACGAGGCGCAAAATTTCGTGACGGAATACGACATGCAGTTCCAGGCAACGGCTCGCAGTACCCGCGCCTGCACGGTCTACCTGACGCAAAACCTGCCGAACTATTACGCGGTGATGGGCGGCACGCAAAGCAAATACCGGGTGGATTCGCTCATGGGCAACCTGCAAACGAAGATATGGCACGCCAACAGCGACCCGATGACGAACGAGCAGGCGGCGGAAGTGATCGGACGTAGCTGGCAGATCAGGCAAACATCCGGGGAAAGCTACGGGGCCGACTTTTTCAATATGAGCAGCGGCAGCAATGAAAGCTTTGATTATGACGTACCGCCGCAGTCATTTACCAAATTACGCAAAGGCGGTGCGCTGAATGACCGCGTGGTCGAGGCCATTATCTTTCAGAACGGGCGTATCTGGTCGAATGAAAAGACGCATCTGGTAGCAAAATTCAAACAATATGGCGCATAA